CCACAGAGGTAAGTTACATCAAAGTTGGGGCACTTGAAATCGACCGCGCAACTTACACGGTGCGCCTAAGTGGCAAGGAGGTTTTCCTACCAAGAAAAGAGTTCGAGCTGCTCTGGGTATTGGCATCTAACAAAGGCAAAGTTTTTTCTCGTGAGATGCTCTTGCGCAGTGTCTGGGGAGAAAATGTGTATGTAACTGAACGCACGGTCGATGTGCACATCTGCAAAATCCGTCAGCGCTTAGGTGCATTTGGTGCAGAAAATCTTGAAACAATCAAGGGGGTCGGCTATCGCATCAAGGCATAACAGCGGCAAAAAGCGGCTATCAATGCTGAGCATGCACCCCAATGCTTAGCATTGAAGCCTAAGAAGTCAGAGGTGAGTTCGGCGCAATGCGCTACACAACAACTTTTTCCACAATCTCGAGGCTGCAACTTTTCTTAGAGACGTGGAGCATTGCTTTGGCGCCGAAAGGCAAAGTCAGCTTATGCTTGATATGCCCAAATGAAAGGTTCGCAAAAGCAGGCGCTTGACGAGGCAGTTTCTTCACATACCCTGCAATCACTTCTTCCATTGAAAGCGTAGGTTTGTCATCTTCGGGTTCAAAGTCTGTGATTTGCCCAATTACCAACCCGCCAAGTCTGGAAAGAATTTGAGAATGTTCAACTTGCGAGAGCATTCGGTCAATGCGGTATGGCTCTTCGCCCACATCTTCAATGACGAGAATGCGGCGCTGCATTTTGGGCAAGTAAGGTGTGCCAATCAGCGTAGTAAAGAGCGAGAGATTAGCACTGATGAGCCGACCACGATGTTCGCCAGCTTTGAGTGCAACCCGACAGTGAGAGCTATGATTGGGCAAAGCACCATAAACCGAAGCAGAAGTAAGCATTCGCCAAAGGTGTTCTTGAGCAAAGTCGTCAGGGTGCGTCATATCCGAAGCAAGCATCGGGCCGGAGAATGAAATGAGACCGCACTTTGCAAAAAGTGCGCAGGAGAGCGCTGTAATGTCAGAAAAGCCAACAAAAATTTTAGGGTTACGAGCAATGGTATAGTAGTCCAGCAGTGAGAGGAGGCGTGGCGAGCCATAGCCACCGCGTAAACAAAAAATTGCCGACACTTGCTTGTCGGCAAACATCTCATTCAAATCCCGAGCCCGCTCTTGGTCAGTGCCGGCTAAGTATCCATACACCTTGCGGACGGCTTTGCCAAATTTGACACGGTAGCCAAGGCTTTCAATATATGTGGCGGCACGCTCTAATTTATCTTCGGGGTAAACAGGGCTTGCAGGTGCAACAATGCCAATCACATCGCCCTGCCGTAGTCGCTTTGGTTTAAGAATCTTCAAGCGTTGCAGAAGAGTTAGGTATTCTGAATGTTTTCTGCAATCACGATGGCACGGTTGTTGTTCATCTCCACAAAGCCGCTTGAAATCTTGAAGGTTTGCTTGGATTTGTCGGGCAGTTCTATGCGCAACTCACCTTCCTGCAAGGCAGCCAAGATCGGAGCGTGATTTTGCAAAATTTGAAAGCTGCCTACAACGCCGGGCAGAGTTAGTGAAACAACTTCTCCCTCAAAAACTGAGCGAAGAGGCGTCACGATTTCAACCTGAAATGCCATTGTTAGTAGCTTGGTAAGGTTTTAGCTTTCTCGACTGCTTCTTCAATCGTGCCAACTAAGCGGAAAGCAGCTTCAGGTAGGTGGTCGTGCCGACCTTCCAGAATCTCTTTAAAGCCGCGAATGGTGTCTTCAATGCGGACATATTTGCCCTCAAGACCCGTAAATGGCTTAGCCACAAAGAAGGGCTGAGAGAGAAATTGCTGAATGCGGCGAGCACGAGCCACAATCACTTTATCTTCGTCAGACAGCTCGTCCATGCCCAAGATGGCGATAATGTCTTGCAGGTCTTTGTAGCGCTGCAAAATTTGCTTGACGCCTTGTGCGACTTCGTAATGTTCTTGACCGACGATGTTAGGGTCAAGAATCTTTGAGGTCGAGTCCAGTGGATCGACGGCGGGGTAGATGCCCATTTCAGCGATTTGGCGAGAAAGCACGGTAGTTGCATCAAGATGGGCAAAGGTGGTTGCAGGGGCAGGGTCGGTGAGGTCGTCAGCAGGCACATAAATAGCTTGCACCGATGTAATAGAGCCTTTCTTTGTCGAGACGATACGGTCTTGCAGAGCGCCCATTTCCGTTGCGAGCGTCGGTTGATAGCCCACCGCACTGGGCATTCGTCCTAAGAGTGCGGAGACTTCCGAACCTGCTTGAGTAAAGCGGAAGATATTGTCAATGAAGAGCAGCACATCGCGCCCTTCTTCATCGCGGAAGTATTCGGCAATTGCAAGGCCAGTTAGTGCAACCCGCGCACGAGCGCCGGGTGGCTCATTCATTTGCCCGAATACCAATGCTGCATTTTTAATAACGCCTGACTCTTCCATTTCAAGCATTAGGTCATTGCCTTCGCGCGTACGCTCTCCAACGCCAGCAAAGACAGAATAGCCGTTGTGAAACTTGGCGATGTTGTTGATTAGCTCTTGGATAATCACCGTTTTGCCAACGCCTGCACCACCAAAGAGTCCTGTTTTGCCGCCTTTGGTATAAGGTTCAAGCAAGTCAATCACCTTAATGCCCGTTTCCAGCATCTCAGCTTTGGTAGAAAGCTCCTCAAAAGCTGGAGGGTGGCGGTGAATTGGATACTTTTTAGCGCTTTTAATTGGCGGTTTGCCATCAATCGGTTCGCCCACAACGTTGATAAGGCGACCTAAGACAGGCTCTCCAACTGGAGTTTCAATCGGTCCACCCGTGTTGATGACTTTCATACCGCGTGTGAGACCATCAGTAGTGTCCATTGCAATAGTCCGCACACGCTCTTCGCCTAAATGCTGCTGCACTTCAAGCACCAGATTGCTGCCATCTGGACGCTTGACAATCAGTGCATTCATAATTGCGGGAAGGTCGCCGTTTGGGAAATCAACGTCAATAACGGGACCGATGATTTGAGCAATAACGCCTTCTTGCATCTATGAGTGAAGATTTAGAGTTGGAAAAAGTGCGCTGGAGAGACTTCCAAGCGTTTTTTGAGCCACCTGCGGGACTCGAACCCGCGACCTGCTATTTACGAAACAGCTGCTCTACCGACTGAGCTAAAGTGGCACTTGCAAGCTGCAAATATACACGCGCGCTACATTTTCTCAAAGGACAGACGCGGCGAAGAACTGTCATTCCGCCCTTGCTTGCAGAGGCAGATGCGTCAGGGCAAAAAGCTAAGTTCAATGGCTTTGCTAGTCAGTTTCAAAACTTCGGTGGGGAAGATGCCTAGGAGCAGAATAGCAAGAGCGACCAGCGCTAGGGTGAATGCAGGAGCAGTAGAGGAAATGTCACTGATAGGCTCACTTTCTTGCATAAACATACTGACCACAACACGCAAGTAGTAGTAAGCCGAAATCGCACTGGCTAAGACGCCGACCATCGCCAGCCACGCAATGCCTGAACTGACGGCGGCCACAAAGACCTTATACTTTCCCACAAAACCAGCAAAAGGGGGCAGACCAGTCAGGCTCAGCATAAAGACAGCCATTGTGCCAGCCAGCAGCGGAGATTTTTTGAAAAGTCCAACGCAGTCGCGATAGGCATTACCGAAGCCTTCTGCTTCCAGCAGCGCAATCACACCGAATGCGCCAAGGTTCATCAGAGTATAGACCAGTGTGTAGTACATAACTGCGCTGTAGCCCTCTGAGCCGCCTGCAGCAATACCTACAAGCATATACCCTGCGTGGGCAATTGAAGAGTAAGCAAGCATTCGTTTTAAGTTATCTTGGGCTAAGGCTGCTACGTTGCCAACGACCATTGAGGCAACCGCAATCACAGACACAGCAGAAGACCAATTGAGATTACCTTGCAACTGTCCTGAAAAGCTGCTGGCCACGCTAATCAGGGCGGCAAAGGCAGCAGCTTTTGCGCCAGTGGACATAAAAGCGCTGGCAGGCGTGGGAGCGCCTTCATAGACATCAGGCGTCCATTGGTGAAATGGCACAGCGGAGATTTTGAAAAAAAGCCCAATCATCAATAGCGAAAGACCAATCCAGAAAAGCACAGAGGGAGGGCGCACTTGTAGCATATCAGCAATTCGATGCAGCGCCATTTCGCCCGTTGCCCCGTAGATGAGCGAAATGCCATAGAGGAAAAATCCAGAAGCGAAAGAACCTAAGAGAAAGTATTTCATTGCAGCTTCGTTGGAACGGAGGTTGCGACGCATTAGACCAGCCAGAACATAAAGCGCAATCGACATCGTCTCCAGACCAATGAAAAGCACAGAAAGGTGTGCAGCCGAGGCCATCAACATCATGCCTAAAATGGAGACAAACATCACGATGTAATACTCGCCGAACCAGATATTTTCTTGCTCGAGATAGCGGTCAGAGATAAGCGTAACCAGTATGCCAGCCAGCAAAAAGACAAGGTTGACAAAGTGCTGGATAGCCCCAAAGCGAATCATTTCATTGAAGGCAAAGCCTTGATGGGGAAAGCAGTAAAGCGTAGCGGCGCCAACGGCAAAAAAACCAAGCAGGGTGAGCCACTTTGTAACCAGATGCCGCTGAATGTATGCTTCGACGACGATAAGCAAAACAATCCAGAGTGTTGCAAGCAGCAAAGGCAAAGAGAGAAGAAAATCCTGAGCCATAACACCGTTAGGGTTTGGTAGAATGCTGCAAGGATTGGGCTTGCTGAGGTTGCTTAATGTGCTCAATCGTGGCACGTGAGACAGGCACAGAGATGCGTAAAATTGAGCTAGGTGCTAAGCCAATCCAAAGCATCAAAAGAATCATTGCTGCAGCGACGGCTTTCTCACGCCAGTTAAAGTCAAGCGCCGTGCGCAGAGTCTCACTGAGCTTGCCGAAAAAGATTTTTTGCGTCATCGGTAACATATAGACGACTGCCAAAATCACGCCAATCGCAGCGAGTACTGCATAGAGACCTGTGCCAAGCACAGCCGATTTAAATGAACCTGTTAGAATCAAAAATTCACCAACGAAGCCAGAAAGCCCAGGCAGGGCAACCGATGCAAGCATGGCAAAAAGGAAAGCTGAAGCCGCAAAGGGCGTTGCGGCTTTTAAGCCACCATATCGGTGCATCTCTTTCCAGCCAAACTGTGCCTCGAGCCGATCGACGACGAGAAAGAGTAGGCCTGTAGAAAGACTGCTGTGAAGCATCTGTAAGAGTGCGCCCTGAAGCGATTCTTCTGTAAAGGCAAAAATGCCAAGTAACATAAAACCCAAGTGGCTAACCGATGAAAATGCTAGCACACGCTTCATTTCTGCCTGCGCCGCTGCAACCAGTGCGCCATAGAGGATAGTAATCACCGCCAGTGTGCCGATGAGGGGCGCATAGCCTGCTGCCGCTTCGGGAAACAGCATCACATTGAAGCGAATGAGTGCATATGGGGCGACTTTAAGCAAAAGACCAGTGAGCACTGTGCCCAATGGTGACTCCGCATACACATCGGCTGCCCAAGTGTGGAGCGGAAAAATAGGCGATTTAACAAAGAAGCTCAGACCGAAAATCCAGAAAAGAATCTGCTGGGCATCAATAGGGAGTGAAAGTGAAGTGAGTTTTTGGTAGTCCGTCGTAAAAATACCGCCGTTAACGTCTCTACCAAGATAGCCGAGATAGATTACGCCCACCAACATCACCAACGAGGCAGTGAGCATATAGAGCAAAAATTTCGTAGCGGCTTCTGCGCGTCGCTTTCCGCCCCACATTCCGATAAGAAAATACATCGGGATAAGCATCGCTTCCCAGAAAATGTAGTAGAGGAATAGGTCAATGGCTGAAAAAATACCCAGTATGCAGGTTTCAAGCGTTAAGAGAAAGAAAAAATACTCGCGCACCGATGTCTCAATCGACCAAGACAGTAGTGTGGCAATAGCGAACATAATAGCGGTCAGCACAAAAAGCGACAGTGACAGCCCGTCAAGCGCAACGCTATACTTCACATCAGCCGAAGTGCCAAGCCACTGCTCCAGAGCAATATGCTGAAACTGAAAGCCTGCATCAGGATTAAATTGCAAAGCTAAGTGCAAGCTGCCGCTTAGCGTCAGAAGCGACACACCGCTGGCGTAAATGCGCACCGCGGTTATAGCATTTCGCCTAAAAAGGAAGAGCGGAATGGAAAGTAGGAAGGGCAGAAAGATGATGATGGTTAGACTGCTCATACTTACTTGCAAATTGCCCGCAAGATACGCAAATCTGTGGAGAGCTAAAAGGCTGCACTTTGAACTCCATACATAACGCTTGAAACTCTTGCCGTTATTGCCGCAGAATCTGGCGGTCTTGCTCCACATTGTGCGGCAAGTTGCTTGAATGAGATGGCACTAGCGCAGTGGAGCAGACTTTCTCTCTGTGGGGGCTAAAGTGCAGCGTCTGTTACCCTACCTGCGTCTGGTGCATTTGTGAGAGATTATGCATTGTGCTAATCTTGCAGCACTTTTTTGAAAGAGCGATTATCTATTTAACCAACAAACTAACGATTACTATGTCAATTACAGCGCCTTCTTCAACCCCGAAAACTGACCTTGAAATCGCACGCGAGGCAAAGCTGAAGCCAATTGTAGAAGTAGCAGAAAAATTAGGTGTCGGAGGCGAGCACTTAGAGCTATACGGCAAATACAAGGCCAAACTTCCCCTCTCGCTCATTGATATGGAAAAGGCGAAGCGTGGCACTTTGATTCTTGTCTCGGCGATTACACCAACGCCAGCAGGTGAGGGCAAAACCACCACGACAATTGGTCTTACTGAAGCCTTGAATCGGTTGAACAAAAAGGCAGTAGCTGTCTTGCGTGAGCCATCCTTAGGGCCTGTTTTCGGCATCAAAGGTGGCGCGACGGGAGGAGGGTATTCGCAGGTCGTACCGATGGATGAAATTAACTTGCACTTCACGGGTGATTTCCCTGCGATTGAGAAGGCGCACAATCTGCTGGCAGCGGTCATTGACAACAATATCCAAAATCGCAAGAATAATCTGGGCATTGAGCCGCGCTCGGTGCGCTGGAAACGCGTCATGGATATGAACGACCGAGCGTTACGCAAAATTATCGTTGGCTTAGGCGGAAAAGGCTACGGTATTCCACGCGAGACAGGGTTTGATATTACGGCTGCCTCCGAGGTAATGGCGATTCTTTGTATGTCTAACGACCTTTTTGAGCTAAAAGAGCGGCTGGGGAACATCTTCATAGGCTACACGCGCGATAAAAAGCCAGTCTTTGCGCGCGACCTTAAGGTGCATGGTGCAATGGCAGCCTTGATGAAAGACGCTATCAAGCCCAACTTGGTGCAGACGCTCGAGGGCAATCCGGCGATTATTCACGCTGGACCATTTGCCAACATTGCGCAGGGCACGAATACAATTATAGCCACGCGCATGGGACTATCGCTGGCCGATTACGCCGTAACAGAAGCAGGATTTGGGTTTGATTTGGGAGGCGAAAAGTTTCTCAATATCAAATGTCAGTATGGTAACTTCTCTCCAAAGGCTGTTGTGATTGTAGCCACTGTGCGAGCGCTCAAGTATCATGGCGGCGCGCCGCTCGACACGCTCAAGCACCCTAATCTTGCTGCACTGAGTATGGGGCTGGCAAATTTGGACAAGCACCTTGAAAATGCACGCCTTTTTGGCTTACAGCCTGTTGTAGCGGTCAATAAGTTCTACACAGATACGCAGGAAGAGTTGGATTTAGTCGTTAAGCATTGTGCGTCGCTGGGCGTGAAAGCCGCCATTTCAGAAGTCTGGGCAAGGGGTGGGGCAGGTGCCTTGGAGCTAGCTGAGTATGTCTTGGAAGCGGTAGAGCAAAGTCACGGTTTTGTGCCGCTCTACGACTGGTCGTGGGGAGTGGAAAAAAAGATTGAGACTATTGCGACCAAGATCTATGGAGCAGAAAAGGTAGTCTATCAAGCGCAAGCACAAGCCGATTTGAAGACGATTGAAGCGTTGGGGCTGGACAAGCTGCCGATTTGCATGGCAAAAACACAAAAGTCGCTATCGGATAACCCTGCGCTGATTGGGCGTCCAAGTGGCTTTACGCTCACCGTGCGTGAAATTGAAATCGCAGCTGGAGCAGGATTCCTAATACCGATTACGGGGGAAATTGTGCGGATGCCCGGTCTGCCTGAAGTGCCTGCAGCGGAGATAATCGATATTGATGAGCATGGCAATATCGTCGGGCTGTTTTAAGTAGCGGCAGTGCGCAATAAGGTTTGCCCTAATCTGCATCAGAAAGGTTAGGGCAACACAGTCTGCCTAAGACAGAAAAAGTTCTCTTTAGGCGGGTGGGGTATAGGCTAACCGCGCTGCGCCGGTTTCTCCGACACAAGAGATAAAGATTTCTTTAAGCGAAGGCTCAGCTAATTCAAAGCGCGTGATGTCTGTATCGCTTCTAATCTGAGTCAGGATATCCTTTGGCGTTGTCCCGTTCAGTAACTTAAGTTCCACTGACTTAGGTGAGCGGTCAGAAACTTCAACTTTACCTTGCGCAACCAATGCATCAATGAAATGATCGCTGCCCTCAAAATCTAAATGCAAATGATTTTTTCCGTAGGCGCGTTTAATCTCGCGAACACTGCCGCCCAGCACTTTTTCACCGTTGTTGATAAGAACAATGGAATCACAGATTTTTTCGACTTGTTCCATTCGGTGCGTGGAAAAAAGAATTGTTTTGCCAGCTTTCTTAAGTTCCATAATCACATCCATGATTAACTCGGAGTTGATGGGGTCTAAGCCAGAGAAGGGTTCATCAAGAATTAGTAACTCTGGCTCGTGCAAGACAACCGAGATAAACTGCACTTTTTGCTGCATTCCTTTAGAGAGTTCTTCGACCTTTTTTTTGAGCCAAGCGTGAATGTCGAAGCGAGTTGCCCAGTGTTCCACGTGAGCTTTAGCAGCAGAACGTGATAAACCCTTAAGCTCAGCAAAATAGAGGAGGGTTTCGCTTACAGTCATTTTTCTGTATAACCCACGCTCTTCAGGAAGGTAGCCAATTTTGTTCTGCAGTTCAGCGCACATTGGTCGGCCGAGAAACTCCACAGTGCCTTTGTCAGGGTAAGTAATGCCGCAAATCATTCGAATCGTAGAGGTTTTGCCGGCGCCATTCGGCCCTAAGAGTCCAAAAATTTCGCCTCGCTGCAGTTCGAATGAAAGATTTTTTACGGCAACCTTGTCAGCATATGATTTCGTGACATTGATAAGTTTAAGCATAAATTAGCTTGCGATTAAGAGTGATGTAAAACTGCAAGACAGTTCCTGATGAATTTACTGCGTTTTTTAGGGCAAAGCAAGTTAAAATTTCGTGAAATTTCCAAGCACCTCCTCGCGTGAGCATTCCGTGCAAGTGCCAAACTCTAAAGGCCGGCCATTTAGGAGAGGAGGGCGGGCTGAAATGTCCAAACGGAGCGCTGCAAAGCCAATCCGAAGAAGCGTCTCAACCCTATAACCCATTGCTTGGAAGAGACGTCGCACTTCTCGATTTTTGCCTTCAGTAAGCGTAAGCTCAACTTCGTAAGAACTGCGCGGGCAAATTTGGCGCGGTG
The nucleotide sequence above comes from Chloroherpetonaceae bacterium. Encoded proteins:
- a CDS encoding NADH-quinone oxidoreductase subunit N, giving the protein MAQDFLLSLPLLLATLWIVLLIVVEAYIQRHLVTKWLTLLGFFAVGAATLYCFPHQGFAFNEMIRFGAIQHFVNLVFLLAGILVTLISDRYLEQENIWFGEYYIVMFVSILGMMLMASAAHLSVLFIGLETMSIALYVLAGLMRRNLRSNEAAMKYFLLGSFASGFFLYGISLIYGATGEMALHRIADMLQVRPPSVLFWIGLSLLMIGLFFKISAVPFHQWTPDVYEGAPTPASAFMSTGAKAAAFAALISVASSFSGQLQGNLNWSSAVSVIAVASMVVGNVAALAQDNLKRMLAYSSIAHAGYMLVGIAAGGSEGYSAVMYYTLVYTLMNLGAFGVIALLEAEGFGNAYRDCVGLFKKSPLLAGTMAVFMLSLTGLPPFAGFVGKYKVFVAAVSSGIAWLAMVGVLASAISAYYYLRVVVSMFMQESEPISDISSTAPAFTLALVALAILLLGIFPTEVLKLTSKAIELSFLP
- the atpC gene encoding ATP synthase F1 subunit epsilon: MAFQVEIVTPLRSVFEGEVVSLTLPGVVGSFQILQNHAPILAALQEGELRIELPDKSKQTFKISSGFVEMNNNRAIVIAENIQNT
- a CDS encoding ATP-binding cassette domain-containing protein; protein product: MLKLINVTKSYADKVAVKNLSFELQRGEIFGLLGPNGAGKTSTIRMICGITYPDKGTVEFLGRPMCAELQNKIGYLPEERGLYRKMTVSETLLYFAELKGLSRSAAKAHVEHWATRFDIHAWLKKKVEELSKGMQQKVQFISVVLHEPELLILDEPFSGLDPINSELIMDVIMELKKAGKTILFSTHRMEQVEKICDSIVLINNGEKVLGGSVREIKRAYGKNHLHLDFEGSDHFIDALVAQGKVEVSDRSPKSVELKLLNGTTPKDILTQIRSDTDITRFELAEPSLKEIFISCVGETGAARLAYTPPA
- the atpD gene encoding F0F1 ATP synthase subunit beta; translation: MQEGVIAQIIGPVIDVDFPNGDLPAIMNALIVKRPDGSNLVLEVQQHLGEERVRTIAMDTTDGLTRGMKVINTGGPIETPVGEPVLGRLINVVGEPIDGKPPIKSAKKYPIHRHPPAFEELSTKAEMLETGIKVIDLLEPYTKGGKTGLFGGAGVGKTVIIQELINNIAKFHNGYSVFAGVGERTREGNDLMLEMEESGVIKNAALVFGQMNEPPGARARVALTGLAIAEYFRDEEGRDVLLFIDNIFRFTQAGSEVSALLGRMPSAVGYQPTLATEMGALQDRIVSTKKGSITSVQAIYVPADDLTDPAPATTFAHLDATTVLSRQIAEMGIYPAVDPLDSTSKILDPNIVGQEHYEVAQGVKQILQRYKDLQDIIAILGMDELSDEDKVIVARARRIQQFLSQPFFVAKPFTGLEGKYVRIEDTIRGFKEILEGRHDHLPEAAFRLVGTIEEAVEKAKTLPSY
- a CDS encoding NADH-quinone oxidoreductase subunit M gives rise to the protein MSSLTIIIFLPFLLSIPLFLFRRNAITAVRIYASGVSLLTLSGSLHLALQFNPDAGFQFQHIALEQWLGTSADVKYSVALDGLSLSLFVLTAIMFAIATLLSWSIETSVREYFFFLLTLETCILGIFSAIDLFLYYIFWEAMLIPMYFLIGMWGGKRRAEAATKFLLYMLTASLVMLVGVIYLGYLGRDVNGGIFTTDYQKLTSLSLPIDAQQILFWIFGLSFFVKSPIFPLHTWAADVYAESPLGTVLTGLLLKVAPYALIRFNVMLFPEAAAGYAPLIGTLAVITILYGALVAAAQAEMKRVLAFSSVSHLGFMLLGIFAFTEESLQGALLQMLHSSLSTGLLFLVVDRLEAQFGWKEMHRYGGLKAATPFAASAFLFAMLASVALPGLSGFVGEFLILTGSFKSAVLGTGLYAVLAAIGVILAVVYMLPMTQKIFFGKLSETLRTALDFNWREKAVAAAMILLMLWIGLAPSSILRISVPVSRATIEHIKQPQQAQSLQHSTKP
- a CDS encoding formate--tetrahydrofolate ligase, which produces MSITAPSSTPKTDLEIAREAKLKPIVEVAEKLGVGGEHLELYGKYKAKLPLSLIDMEKAKRGTLILVSAITPTPAGEGKTTTTIGLTEALNRLNKKAVAVLREPSLGPVFGIKGGATGGGYSQVVPMDEINLHFTGDFPAIEKAHNLLAAVIDNNIQNRKNNLGIEPRSVRWKRVMDMNDRALRKIIVGLGGKGYGIPRETGFDITAASEVMAILCMSNDLFELKERLGNIFIGYTRDKKPVFARDLKVHGAMAALMKDAIKPNLVQTLEGNPAIIHAGPFANIAQGTNTIIATRMGLSLADYAVTEAGFGFDLGGEKFLNIKCQYGNFSPKAVVIVATVRALKYHGGAPLDTLKHPNLAALSMGLANLDKHLENARLFGLQPVVAVNKFYTDTQEELDLVVKHCASLGVKAAISEVWARGGAGALELAEYVLEAVEQSHGFVPLYDWSWGVEKKIETIATKIYGAEKVVYQAQAQADLKTIEALGLDKLPICMAKTQKSLSDNPALIGRPSGFTLTVREIEIAAGAGFLIPITGEIVRMPGLPEVPAAEIIDIDEHGNIVGLF
- a CDS encoding LD-carboxypeptidase; translated protein: MKILKPKRLRQGDVIGIVAPASPVYPEDKLERAATYIESLGYRVKFGKAVRKVYGYLAGTDQERARDLNEMFADKQVSAIFCLRGGYGSPRLLSLLDYYTIARNPKIFVGFSDITALSCALFAKCGLISFSGPMLASDMTHPDDFAQEHLWRMLTSASVYGALPNHSSHCRVALKAGEHRGRLISANLSLFTTLIGTPYLPKMQRRILVIEDVGEEPYRIDRMLSQVEHSQILSRLGGLVIGQITDFEPEDDKPTLSMEEVIAGYVKKLPRQAPAFANLSFGHIKHKLTLPFGAKAMLHVSKKSCSLEIVEKVVV